In Chryseobacterium oranimense, a single window of DNA contains:
- a CDS encoding acyl carrier protein, which translates to MHTTDEFYEIIASAIAVKKELVDENLTYQEIPEWDSMSHLLIVEALEQFYRVKFDFNDILEMGTVGKIREKMKKYDVIVEN; encoded by the coding sequence ATGCACACAACAGACGAATTTTACGAAATTATAGCATCAGCAATCGCTGTGAAAAAAGAACTGGTAGACGAAAACCTTACCTATCAGGAAATTCCTGAATGGGATTCTATGTCACATCTGCTTATTGTAGAAGCCCTGGAACAGTTTTACCGGGTAAAGTTTGATTTCAACGACATCCTTGAAATGGGAACCGTCGGGAAGATCCGCGAAAAAATGAAAAAATACGATGTAATCGTAGAAAACTAA
- a CDS encoding AMP-binding protein, whose protein sequence is MKILENIIANKNLLFTDASSGATTPVGTLYRSLGLNPVEKGLIFLYNDNQLPSIEVLLNFYGTAHAIAVLGQKLHPEFKERLETEYRPKYIFDPSRDEVQGYSLKEFSETVKIFAKEDYQPEVTIHPDIKILLSTSGTTGVPKLVKLSDENLYQNAVSILQYMPILESDVVPLNVPINFVYGFSIFTTNCMRAGRIVCTDKDIMQKAFWDEMEEYGYSTLGGVPYLYENLNRIGFFRKDSASLRYMTHTGGVINAELRKTIFNYCLEFEKQFFAQYGQTEAGGRMAYLTTDGLLEEETSIGTPVHGGSFQIDPETDELLFLHSSISGGYANKLEDLSTYEQPKLLHTGDTGRRGQNGLYYITGRIKRIMKLFGIRLNLDEVEFILKNELEGNTVVCLNGNDKKIIVLYDNKEIDPQIIKEIIKNKLRINPQYVSTEYIESFPLSQNGKINYPLLQNLQHEKI, encoded by the coding sequence ATGAAAATTTTAGAAAATATAATTGCCAACAAGAACCTCTTGTTTACAGATGCTTCCAGCGGTGCCACCACGCCCGTTGGAACGCTGTACCGGTCTTTAGGCCTCAATCCTGTAGAGAAAGGATTGATCTTTTTGTACAATGACAACCAGCTGCCGAGCATTGAGGTTCTCCTCAATTTTTACGGAACAGCTCATGCCATTGCTGTTTTGGGACAGAAGTTGCACCCGGAGTTTAAAGAACGTCTGGAAACGGAGTACCGTCCGAAATACATCTTTGACCCATCCAGAGATGAGGTTCAGGGATATTCGTTAAAGGAGTTTTCGGAAACGGTGAAAATCTTTGCTAAAGAAGATTACCAGCCGGAAGTGACCATTCATCCTGATATCAAGATCCTTTTAAGTACTTCCGGAACCACCGGAGTTCCAAAACTGGTGAAGCTTTCGGATGAAAACCTTTATCAGAATGCCGTGAGCATCCTTCAATACATGCCTATCCTGGAATCTGATGTAGTTCCGCTCAACGTACCGATTAATTTCGTGTACGGTTTTTCTATTTTTACCACCAACTGTATGCGGGCGGGAAGAATAGTATGCACGGACAAAGACATCATGCAGAAAGCTTTCTGGGACGAAATGGAAGAGTACGGATACAGCACGCTTGGCGGAGTTCCGTATCTGTACGAAAACCTGAACAGAATCGGATTCTTCAGAAAAGACAGTGCCAGCCTGAGATATATGACCCATACGGGAGGGGTTATCAATGCTGAATTGAGGAAAACTATCTTCAATTACTGCCTTGAATTTGAAAAGCAGTTCTTTGCCCAGTACGGACAAACCGAAGCAGGTGGAAGAATGGCTTATCTTACCACAGACGGACTTCTTGAAGAGGAAACGTCTATCGGGACTCCGGTACATGGCGGAAGCTTCCAGATCGATCCTGAGACGGATGAACTGCTGTTCTTACATTCAAGCATCAGCGGAGGCTATGCCAACAAGCTTGAAGACCTGTCTACCTACGAACAGCCTAAGCTTCTTCATACAGGAGATACAGGCAGAAGAGGTCAGAACGGATTGTACTACATCACAGGAAGAATCAAGCGCATCATGAAGCTTTTCGGGATCCGTCTTAACCTGGATGAGGTAGAGTTTATTCTTAAAAATGAGCTGGAAGGAAATACAGTAGTCTGTCTGAACGGCAATGACAAAAAGATCATTGTTCTGTATGACAACAAAGAAATAGATCCCCAGATCATTAAGGAAATCATTAAGAATAAGCTGCGCATCAATCCGCAGTACGTAAGCACCGAATACATAGAATCATTCCCATTATCACAAAACGGCAAAATCAACTATCCTCTGCTACAAAACTTACAGCATGAAAAAATTTAA